A single window of Streptomyces xanthii DNA harbors:
- a CDS encoding DUF6191 domain-containing protein — protein MFNPLEDLFAPSRRHTDEERKRLELTRVDLNDGDPGRGPIDLSSGKVVVRPPHQEEPATADDQADRSDGPDSADPGDADAEVS, from the coding sequence GTGTTCAACCCGCTCGAGGACCTGTTCGCCCCCAGTCGCCGGCACACCGACGAGGAGCGCAAGCGCCTGGAGCTGACCCGGGTCGACCTGAACGACGGGGACCCGGGCCGCGGCCCGATAGACCTCTCCTCCGGCAAGGTCGTCGTCCGCCCGCCCCACCAGGAGGAGCCCGCGACGGCGGACGACCAGGCCGACCGGTCCGACGGACCCGACAGCGCGGACCCGGGGGACGCGGACGCCGAGGTCAGCTGA
- a CDS encoding helix-turn-helix transcriptional regulator: protein MLGAVETRSVSPVFVGRADELGTLDTALTRAAAGEPQALLLGGEAGVGKTRLVEEFAAGACRTGAVVVTGGCVEIGADGLPFAAFSTALRALRRALPDEVDAAAAGREDELARVLPELADRPAGPGAAGGPAAEPRGRDGHGDETATARLFELTVRLLERVAADRTVLVILEDLHWADASTRHLLSYLFRTLRGGRLVVVATYRSDDVHRRHPLRPLLAELDRLRTVTRIELGRLNRAEVARQIAGIIADEPQRSVVDDIFRRSDGNAFFVEELAVSAAQGCATGLTDSLRDILLVRVESLPEPAQGIARICAEGGSTVEYALLAAVARLGEDELIEALRSAVGANILTASPDGDGYRFRHSLVREAVSDDLLPGERSRINRRYAEALEAEPALVPADARVMRLAAYWYHAHDPAKALPAVLDASVEAQRRHAYAEQLRLLERAMELWDGAPQEIRDRLRLADYVDEYLACGCDPAKTPLGYLDLMAEAAVAGRLCGEREPALKIAKRAIRILEDAARTPGGGDPLRAAWFWIQRSSLTSTLGRSDGWDEIATAQELVRGLPPSAVHAEVLTYAASWGMLHNPGAEALAAAERAVEYARMVGAEEIELNARLVLGGLLVDAGDIEEGFTEMYAVRERSAELGLIARIRHVNVNLPSVLEGSGRSAEAVRLCDLGIAECRRYGLTDTKGWVRANKAESLISLGRWTEAADAAERTRAMAVSDKPRATAGLHLATLALARGALQESAAHLAAARELYGTHDPMPQYLLPLTHLSLALAVAQGRLLDARAELDRLVTAGLPHSMQRYLWPLLRTAAAAEADARGLPAAEAERTEAVARIRDAAKAQAVHVPVWQAHEQWVRAELLRAEGRDTADDWSATVTAFEPLERPYDLARVRYRLAESLLVSAAASGSSAEDDRDRATELLRLVAAVADHLGARPLTESVTLLAQRARLSLSPAHTPRRPDTPADPADQLGLTSRERDVLRLVTAGRSNRQIAEELFISPKTASVHVSNILAKLGVAGRGEAAALAHRLQLFPARPVAAPPRAAG, encoded by the coding sequence ATGCTCGGCGCTGTGGAGACCCGATCCGTCAGCCCGGTGTTCGTCGGCCGTGCCGACGAACTCGGCACACTCGACACCGCCCTGACCCGCGCCGCCGCCGGCGAACCCCAGGCCCTGCTGCTCGGCGGCGAGGCCGGGGTCGGCAAGACCCGGCTCGTCGAGGAGTTCGCCGCCGGCGCCTGCCGCACCGGCGCCGTCGTCGTCACCGGCGGCTGCGTCGAGATCGGCGCCGACGGCCTCCCGTTCGCCGCGTTCTCCACCGCACTGCGCGCCCTGCGCCGCGCCCTGCCCGACGAGGTCGACGCCGCCGCCGCGGGACGCGAGGACGAACTGGCCAGAGTCCTGCCCGAGTTGGCCGACCGCCCGGCCGGCCCGGGCGCCGCCGGCGGACCCGCCGCCGAGCCGCGCGGACGCGACGGCCACGGGGACGAGACGGCCACCGCCCGCCTCTTCGAACTCACCGTCCGCCTCCTCGAACGCGTCGCCGCCGACCGCACCGTCCTCGTCATCCTCGAAGACCTGCACTGGGCCGACGCCTCCACCCGGCACCTCCTCTCCTACCTCTTCCGCACCCTGCGCGGCGGCCGCCTCGTCGTCGTCGCCACCTACCGCTCCGACGACGTGCACCGCCGTCACCCGCTGCGCCCCCTGCTCGCCGAACTCGACCGGCTGCGCACCGTCACCCGCATCGAACTCGGCCGGCTCAACCGCGCCGAGGTCGCCCGCCAGATCGCCGGGATCATCGCCGACGAACCCCAGCGCTCCGTCGTCGACGACATCTTCCGCCGCTCCGACGGCAACGCCTTCTTCGTCGAGGAACTCGCCGTCTCCGCCGCCCAGGGCTGCGCCACCGGCCTCACCGACTCCCTGCGCGACATCCTCCTCGTCCGCGTCGAGTCCCTCCCCGAGCCCGCCCAGGGCATCGCCCGGATCTGCGCCGAAGGCGGCTCCACCGTCGAGTACGCGCTGCTCGCCGCCGTCGCCCGGCTCGGCGAGGACGAACTCATCGAGGCCCTGCGCTCCGCCGTCGGCGCCAACATCCTCACCGCCTCGCCCGACGGCGACGGATACCGCTTCCGGCACTCCCTCGTCCGCGAGGCCGTCAGCGACGACCTGCTCCCCGGCGAGCGCTCCCGCATCAACCGCCGCTACGCCGAAGCCCTGGAGGCCGAACCGGCCCTCGTGCCCGCCGACGCCCGCGTGATGCGCCTGGCCGCCTACTGGTACCACGCGCACGACCCGGCCAAGGCGCTGCCCGCCGTGCTCGACGCCTCCGTCGAGGCCCAGCGCCGCCACGCCTACGCCGAGCAACTGCGGCTCCTGGAAAGGGCGATGGAACTCTGGGACGGCGCACCCCAGGAGATCCGCGACCGCCTGCGCCTGGCCGACTACGTCGACGAGTACCTCGCCTGCGGCTGCGACCCCGCGAAGACCCCGCTCGGCTACCTTGACCTCATGGCCGAGGCCGCCGTCGCCGGCCGCCTCTGCGGCGAACGCGAACCCGCACTCAAGATCGCCAAGCGCGCCATCCGCATCCTGGAGGACGCCGCGCGCACCCCGGGCGGCGGCGACCCGCTGCGCGCCGCCTGGTTCTGGATCCAGCGCAGCAGCCTCACCTCCACCCTCGGCCGCAGCGACGGCTGGGACGAGATCGCCACCGCGCAGGAGCTGGTCCGCGGCCTGCCGCCGTCCGCCGTGCACGCGGAGGTGCTCACCTACGCCGCCTCCTGGGGCATGCTCCACAACCCCGGCGCCGAAGCCCTCGCCGCCGCCGAGCGCGCCGTCGAGTACGCCCGCATGGTCGGCGCCGAGGAGATCGAACTCAACGCCCGCCTCGTCCTCGGCGGCCTCCTCGTCGACGCCGGCGACATCGAAGAGGGCTTCACCGAGATGTACGCCGTACGCGAGCGCTCCGCCGAACTCGGCCTCATCGCCCGCATCCGCCACGTCAACGTGAACCTGCCCTCCGTCCTCGAAGGCTCCGGCCGCTCCGCCGAAGCCGTCCGGCTCTGCGACCTCGGCATCGCAGAGTGCCGCCGCTACGGCCTCACCGACACCAAGGGCTGGGTCCGCGCCAACAAGGCCGAGTCCCTGATCTCCCTCGGCCGCTGGACCGAGGCCGCCGACGCCGCCGAGCGCACCCGCGCCATGGCCGTCAGCGACAAACCCCGCGCCACCGCCGGACTCCACCTCGCCACCCTCGCCCTCGCCCGCGGCGCCCTCCAGGAATCCGCCGCCCACCTGGCAGCGGCCCGTGAGCTCTACGGCACCCACGATCCGATGCCGCAGTACCTGCTGCCCCTCACCCATCTCTCCCTCGCTCTCGCCGTCGCCCAGGGCCGCCTCCTCGACGCCCGCGCCGAACTCGACCGGCTCGTCACCGCCGGCCTCCCGCACTCCATGCAGCGCTACCTCTGGCCCCTGCTGCGCACCGCCGCCGCCGCGGAGGCCGACGCCCGGGGCCTGCCCGCCGCCGAGGCGGAGCGCACCGAGGCCGTCGCCCGTATCCGCGACGCCGCCAAGGCCCAGGCCGTCCACGTCCCCGTCTGGCAGGCCCACGAACAGTGGGTCCGCGCCGAACTGCTCCGTGCCGAAGGCCGCGACACCGCCGACGACTGGTCCGCCACCGTCACTGCCTTCGAACCCCTCGAGCGCCCCTACGACCTCGCCCGCGTCCGCTACCGCCTCGCCGAGTCTCTCCTCGTCTCCGCCGCCGCGTCCGGCAGCTCCGCCGAGGACGACCGCGACCGCGCCACCGAACTCCTCCGCCTCGTCGCCGCCGTCGCCGACCACCTCGGCGCCCGACCGCTCACCGAGTCCGTCACCCTCCTCGCCCAGCGCGCCCGCCTGAGCCTGAGCCCCGCCCACACCCCGCGCCGCCCGGACACCCCGGCCGACCCCGCCGACCAGCTCGGCCTCACCAGCCGCGAACGCGATGTCCTGCGCCTGGTCACCGCCGGCCGCAGCAACCGCCAGATCGCCGAGGAACTCTTCATCTCCCCGAAGACCGCCAGCGTCCACGTCTCGAACATCCTGGCCAAGCTGGGCGTCGCCGGCCGCGGCGAGGCGGCCGCCCTGGCCCACCGGCTGCAGCTCTTCCCCGCCCGCCCCGTGGCCGCCCCGCCCCGCGCCGCGGGCTGA
- a CDS encoding GNAT family N-acetyltransferase yields MYEIALDETARLRPLEPWRAEEFLAHIERGREFIGQFIPFGSTATDVDSARAALQRYADMRAADTGALHGIWVDDTLVGGVLTLNVDAERGNAEVGCWLEPSATGRGLVTRAMLPMIDWLFDGRGMHRVEWIAASGNVPSLNVARRLGFTREGVRREAAPWRGVRHDLEFWSLLAREWPSARAALLAR; encoded by the coding sequence ATGTACGAGATCGCGCTCGACGAGACCGCCCGGCTGAGGCCGCTGGAGCCCTGGCGCGCCGAGGAGTTCCTGGCCCACATCGAGCGGGGCCGCGAGTTCATCGGCCAGTTCATCCCCTTCGGCTCCACCGCCACCGACGTCGACTCCGCCCGGGCCGCCCTCCAGCGCTACGCCGACATGCGCGCCGCCGACACCGGCGCCCTGCACGGCATCTGGGTCGACGACACCCTCGTCGGCGGTGTCCTCACCCTCAACGTCGACGCCGAGCGCGGCAACGCCGAGGTCGGCTGCTGGCTGGAGCCCTCCGCCACCGGACGCGGCCTCGTCACCCGAGCCATGCTCCCGATGATCGACTGGCTCTTCGACGGGCGCGGTATGCACCGCGTCGAATGGATCGCTGCCTCCGGGAACGTGCCGAGCCTGAACGTCGCCCGCCGCCTCGGCTTCACCCGCGAGGGCGTCCGCCGCGAGGCCGCACCCTGGCGCGGCGTCCGCCACGACCTGGAGTTCTGGTCCCTGCTCGCCCGGGAGTGGCCGAGCGCCCGCGCCGCCCTCCTCGCGCGTTAA
- a CDS encoding MMPL family transporter has protein sequence MAALARWCVRHRLVVVLLWLLALGGTAAAATAAGSAYSNDYEAPGTESGRATQLLNENFPALGGDSDTVVWHIKDSTVRAADVETAMSNTLRQIGDLPGVSAVASPYEADSGGAAGISADGRTAYATVSFDQQSDDLPVSQAKAVVDTARAAEHHGPDGLQVELGGGAVALTEPTSAHVSEIVGVVVAAVVLLLAFGSLAAAMLPIATALVGVGTAYAGIVLLGHAMTVADFAPMLGMLVGLGVGIDYALFIVTRHRKGLKQGLSVPEAAQRAVSTTGRAVVFAGATVCIALLGMLILRLSFLNGVAIAASLTVLLTVAASVTLLPALLSLIGPRALSRRERRRLAEHGPAPELPTGLAARWAAFVERHPKLLGGLALGLITVLALPTLSLHLGTSDQGNNPRSSTTRQAYDLLADGFGPGMNGPLTLVTEVDGAQDKAALTHLAHELRTTDGVATVSPITYNADDSAAHLTVVPDSSPQSQQTSDLVDRLRADVVPEAQSAGGTLDVQVGGVTASYDDFAEVIIGKLPLFVGVVVGLGCVLLLLAFRSIGIPLKAAAMNIAAVASAFGVVVVIFQWGWGSELLGLGASGPIEPFLPVIMVSVLFGLSMDYQVFLVSRMYEEWLETGDNRRAVRVGLAETSRVINSAAVIMISVFLAFVLSGDRVIAMFGIALAVAVAVDAFILRTLLVPALMHLLGGANWWLPRWLDRCLPRLSIEPPECRPAGDAKIPEQRAATGEALSDAAS, from the coding sequence GTGGCCGCACTCGCACGCTGGTGTGTCCGGCATCGGCTCGTGGTCGTCCTGCTGTGGCTGCTCGCCCTCGGGGGCACCGCCGCTGCCGCGACCGCCGCCGGTTCCGCCTACTCGAACGACTACGAGGCACCCGGCACCGAGTCCGGCCGCGCGACGCAGCTGCTGAACGAGAACTTCCCCGCGCTCGGCGGCGACAGCGACACCGTCGTCTGGCACATCAAGGACTCCACCGTGCGGGCCGCGGACGTCGAGACCGCGATGAGCAACACCCTGCGGCAGATCGGCGACCTGCCCGGCGTCTCCGCCGTCGCCTCGCCCTACGAGGCCGACTCCGGCGGAGCCGCCGGGATCAGCGCCGACGGCCGCACCGCGTACGCCACCGTCAGCTTCGACCAGCAGTCCGACGACCTGCCCGTCAGCCAGGCGAAGGCCGTCGTCGACACCGCCCGTGCGGCCGAGCACCACGGACCCGACGGCCTCCAGGTCGAACTCGGCGGCGGCGCCGTCGCCCTCACCGAACCCACCTCCGCCCATGTGTCGGAGATCGTCGGCGTCGTCGTCGCGGCCGTCGTCCTGCTCCTCGCCTTCGGCTCGCTCGCCGCGGCCATGCTCCCCATCGCCACCGCCCTCGTCGGCGTCGGCACCGCCTACGCCGGCATCGTGCTGCTCGGGCACGCCATGACCGTCGCCGACTTCGCACCGATGCTCGGCATGCTCGTCGGCCTCGGCGTCGGCATCGACTACGCCCTGTTCATCGTGACCCGGCACCGCAAGGGCCTCAAACAGGGTCTGTCCGTGCCGGAGGCCGCCCAGCGGGCCGTCTCCACCACCGGCCGCGCCGTCGTCTTCGCCGGCGCCACCGTCTGCATCGCCCTGCTCGGCATGCTCATCCTGCGGCTCAGCTTCCTCAACGGCGTCGCCATCGCCGCGTCGCTCACCGTGCTGCTCACCGTCGCCGCCTCCGTGACCCTGCTGCCGGCCCTGCTCTCCCTCATCGGCCCGCGCGCCCTGTCCCGCCGCGAACGCCGCCGCCTCGCCGAACACGGCCCCGCCCCCGAACTGCCGACCGGGCTCGCCGCCCGCTGGGCCGCCTTCGTGGAGCGCCACCCCAAGCTGCTCGGCGGCCTCGCCCTCGGCCTGATCACCGTCCTCGCGCTCCCCACCCTCTCCCTCCACCTCGGCACCTCCGACCAGGGCAACAACCCGCGGTCGAGCACCACGCGGCAGGCCTACGACCTCCTCGCCGACGGCTTCGGCCCCGGCATGAACGGGCCGCTCACCCTCGTCACCGAGGTCGACGGCGCCCAGGACAAGGCCGCCCTCACCCACCTCGCGCACGAGCTGCGCACCACCGACGGCGTCGCCACCGTCTCGCCGATCACCTACAACGCCGACGACAGCGCCGCCCACCTCACCGTCGTCCCCGACTCCTCCCCGCAGTCGCAGCAGACCAGCGACCTCGTCGACCGGCTGCGCGCCGACGTCGTCCCCGAGGCGCAGTCCGCCGGCGGCACCCTGGACGTCCAGGTCGGCGGCGTCACCGCCAGCTACGACGACTTCGCCGAGGTCATCATCGGCAAGCTGCCCCTCTTCGTCGGCGTCGTCGTCGGACTCGGCTGCGTCCTGCTGCTCCTCGCCTTCCGCTCGATCGGCATCCCGCTCAAGGCCGCCGCGATGAACATCGCCGCCGTCGCCTCCGCCTTCGGTGTCGTCGTCGTGATCTTCCAGTGGGGCTGGGGCAGCGAGCTCCTCGGCCTCGGCGCCTCCGGCCCCATCGAACCCTTCCTCCCCGTGATCATGGTCTCCGTCCTCTTCGGGCTCTCCATGGACTACCAGGTGTTCCTCGTGAGCCGGATGTACGAGGAATGGCTCGAGACCGGCGACAACCGGCGGGCCGTCCGCGTCGGCCTCGCCGAGACCAGCCGCGTGATCAACTCGGCCGCGGTCATCATGATCTCCGTCTTCCTCGCCTTCGTCCTCAGCGGCGACCGCGTCATCGCCATGTTCGGCATCGCACTCGCCGTCGCCGTGGCCGTCGACGCGTTCATCCTGCGCACCCTCCTCGTCCCCGCCCTCATGCACCTGCTCGGCGGCGCCAACTGGTGGCTGCCCCGCTGGCTCGACCGCTGCCTGCCCCGGCTCAGCATCGAGCCGCCCGAATGCCGTCCGGCCGGGGATGCGAAGATCCCCGAACAGCGCGCCGCGACCGGCGAGGCGCTGAGCGACGCGGCCTCGTGA
- a CDS encoding phosphocholine-specific phospholipase C, translating into MALGGGALGAAAAGSFLPPSLQQALAAQAEAGAPPQGGLDAIEHVVILMQENRSFDHYFGTLRGVRGFGDRNAITLPSGKSVLEQPGALRTVLPFPVREAAATQKKDLQYIGALDHSWSGGAKAWNKGWHDGWITAKTAATMAYYTREDIPLHYELADTFTVCDAYHSSIHSSTSPNRNHLWSGKTGNEPNGKRAVGNDAYNEGTHPGYDWGTYAERLEQAGVSWQTYTEWENFTDNQIEFFTTFKAIARKVLAGTGLTFMEAFYAKVRDAKDDAERDALLATLDKGVATLDKKERSLFERALRRVPTGKLADTFAADVAAGKLPRVSYLVPSAVDSEHPSVSSPIHSATIVYKVLDALASHPEVWKKTAVFINYDENDGFFDHVPPPVPGPDVTEEHWQGLPTGLGIRVPMLVVSPWTVGGYVCSEVFDHTSVVRFLERWTGIREPNIGAWRRQVAGDLTGAFDFRRTARQPSVEQPGPVPAFSGRWAPQPPAPDRQAVPEQEPGSRPARPLPYQPDAHARVRDGRLTLNLSNTGSSSAHFALYPYAGEAAAPLHFDVPREQAVPVGAEGATAYDFVVTGPNGFRREFRGRTDAGGDVTTTVDGRARVLRIRLRATGEAPQTFTLGERTVTVRPGRTVTIVHETADAHGWYDVEISAEGLHRRLMGHIENGRPSVSG; encoded by the coding sequence ATGGCCCTCGGCGGAGGGGCGCTCGGTGCCGCCGCGGCAGGATCCTTCCTGCCGCCGTCGCTGCAGCAGGCCCTCGCCGCCCAGGCCGAGGCCGGCGCACCGCCGCAGGGCGGACTCGACGCCATCGAGCACGTCGTGATCCTCATGCAGGAGAACCGGTCCTTCGACCACTACTTCGGCACCCTGCGCGGTGTCCGCGGCTTCGGCGACCGCAACGCGATCACGCTGCCGAGCGGCAAGAGCGTCCTCGAGCAGCCCGGCGCGCTGCGCACCGTCCTGCCGTTCCCGGTCCGCGAGGCCGCCGCGACGCAGAAGAAGGACCTCCAGTACATCGGCGCCCTCGACCACTCCTGGAGCGGCGGCGCCAAGGCCTGGAACAAGGGCTGGCACGACGGCTGGATCACCGCGAAGACCGCGGCCACGATGGCGTACTACACGCGCGAGGACATCCCGCTGCACTACGAGCTCGCCGACACCTTCACCGTCTGCGACGCCTACCACTCCTCCATCCACTCCTCCACCAGCCCCAACCGCAACCACCTGTGGAGCGGCAAGACCGGCAACGAGCCGAACGGCAAGCGCGCCGTCGGCAACGACGCCTACAACGAGGGCACCCACCCCGGCTACGACTGGGGCACGTACGCCGAGCGCCTGGAGCAGGCGGGCGTGAGCTGGCAGACGTACACGGAGTGGGAGAACTTCACCGACAACCAGATCGAGTTCTTCACCACCTTCAAGGCCATCGCCCGCAAGGTGCTCGCCGGCACCGGGCTCACCTTCATGGAGGCCTTCTACGCCAAGGTGCGCGACGCGAAGGACGACGCCGAGCGCGACGCGCTCCTCGCCACCCTGGACAAGGGCGTCGCGACGCTCGACAAGAAGGAGCGCTCGCTGTTCGAGCGCGCCCTGCGCCGCGTCCCCACCGGGAAGCTCGCCGACACCTTCGCCGCCGACGTCGCCGCCGGAAAGCTGCCGCGCGTCTCCTACCTGGTGCCCTCCGCCGTCGACTCCGAGCACCCCTCCGTGTCCTCGCCCATCCACAGCGCGACCATCGTCTACAAGGTCCTCGACGCGCTCGCCTCGCACCCCGAGGTGTGGAAGAAGACGGCCGTCTTCATCAACTACGACGAGAACGACGGCTTCTTCGACCACGTGCCGCCGCCCGTCCCCGGCCCGGACGTCACCGAGGAGCACTGGCAGGGCCTGCCCACCGGCCTCGGCATCCGAGTGCCGATGCTCGTCGTCTCGCCGTGGACCGTCGGCGGCTACGTCTGCTCCGAGGTCTTCGACCACACCTCCGTCGTCCGCTTCCTGGAGCGCTGGACGGGCATCCGCGAGCCCAACATCGGCGCGTGGCGCCGCCAGGTCGCCGGCGACCTCACCGGTGCCTTCGACTTCCGCCGCACCGCCCGGCAGCCTTCCGTCGAGCAGCCCGGACCCGTGCCCGCGTTCAGCGGCCGATGGGCGCCGCAGCCGCCCGCGCCCGACCGGCAGGCCGTGCCCGAGCAGGAGCCCGGCAGCCGGCCCGCGCGTCCTCTCCCGTACCAGCCGGACGCCCACGCGCGCGTGCGGGACGGCAGGCTCACCCTGAACCTGAGCAACACCGGAAGCTCCAGCGCGCACTTCGCCCTCTACCCGTACGCGGGGGAGGCCGCCGCGCCGCTCCACTTCGACGTCCCGCGCGAGCAGGCCGTACCGGTCGGCGCGGAGGGCGCCACCGCGTACGACTTCGTGGTGACCGGGCCCAACGGCTTCCGGCGCGAGTTCCGCGGCCGCACCGACGCCGGCGGTGACGTCACGACGACCGTCGACGGACGCGCGCGGGTGCTGCGCATCCGGCTGCGCGCCACGGGAGAGGCGCCGCAGACCTTCACCCTCGGCGAGCGCACCGTCACGGTGCGGCCCGGGCGGACCGTCACGATCGTCCACGAGACCGCCGACGCGCACGGCTGGTACGACGTCGAGATCAGCGCCGAAGGCCTCCACAGGCGCCTCATGGGCCACATCGAGAACGGGCGCCCCAGCGTGTCCGGATGA
- a CDS encoding SLC13 family permease: MLPAALILLAAVLTFAVVRPRKWPEAVVAVPAAAVAVAIGAVTPQHAWTETKELLPVVGFLAAILLLAQLCADDGLFRAAGDAVARACHGSPTRMLGGVFAVAATVTAVLSLDATVVLLTPVVFATAARIGARPRPHVYASAHLANSASLLLPVSNLTNLLAFTASGLTFTRFAGLMTLPWLVAIGIEYAVFRRYFAADLATYAHEPKDEEAPGVPRFTLVVLGLTLAGFAVASFAGAEPLWAALAGAAVLGARSLARRRSTPRELLTAANLPFCLFVLALGIVVKAVVDNGLGDAIARVLPDGTSLAALLAIAGAAALLANLINNLPAVLALLPVVAPAGPGPVLAALIGVNVGPNLTYVGSLATLLWRRIVHAHGTEPELGEFTRLGLLTVPATLLGSTLALWASLAVLG, from the coding sequence GTGCTGCCCGCCGCCCTGATCCTGCTCGCCGCAGTGCTCACCTTCGCGGTCGTCCGTCCCCGCAAGTGGCCGGAGGCCGTCGTCGCCGTACCCGCCGCGGCCGTCGCCGTGGCCATCGGCGCCGTCACCCCGCAACACGCCTGGACCGAGACGAAGGAACTGCTCCCCGTCGTCGGCTTCCTCGCCGCGATCCTGCTCCTGGCCCAGCTCTGCGCCGACGACGGACTCTTCCGCGCCGCCGGTGACGCCGTCGCCCGGGCCTGTCACGGCAGCCCCACGCGCATGCTCGGCGGCGTCTTCGCCGTCGCCGCGACGGTCACCGCCGTGCTGAGCCTGGACGCCACCGTCGTCCTGCTCACCCCGGTCGTGTTCGCCACGGCCGCCCGCATCGGAGCGCGCCCCCGCCCGCACGTCTACGCGAGCGCCCACCTCGCCAACTCGGCGTCGCTGCTGCTGCCCGTCTCCAACCTCACCAACCTGCTGGCGTTCACCGCGAGCGGGCTGACCTTCACCCGGTTCGCCGGGCTGATGACCCTTCCCTGGCTCGTCGCGATCGGCATCGAGTACGCCGTGTTCCGGCGGTACTTCGCCGCCGACCTCGCCACGTACGCGCACGAGCCGAAGGACGAGGAGGCGCCCGGCGTCCCGCGTTTCACGCTCGTCGTGCTGGGCCTGACGCTCGCCGGGTTCGCCGTGGCCTCCTTCGCGGGGGCCGAGCCGCTGTGGGCCGCGCTCGCGGGCGCCGCCGTGCTCGGGGCGCGCTCGCTCGCCCGCCGCCGCAGCACCCCGCGCGAACTCCTCACGGCCGCCAACCTGCCGTTCTGCCTGTTCGTCCTCGCGCTCGGCATCGTCGTCAAGGCCGTCGTCGACAACGGGCTCGGCGACGCCATCGCCCGCGTCCTGCCCGACGGCACGTCCCTGGCCGCGCTGCTGGCGATCGCGGGCGCCGCCGCTCTCCTGGCCAACCTCATCAACAACCTGCCGGCCGTGCTCGCGCTGCTGCCGGTCGTCGCACCCGCGGGCCCCGGACCCGTCCTCGCCGCCCTCATCGGCGTCAACGTGGGCCCCAACCTCACGTACGTCGGCTCGCTCGCGACGCTGCTGTGGCGGCGCATCGTGCACGCGCACGGCACCGAACCGGAGCTGGGGGAGTTCACCCGGCTCGGCCTGCTCACCGTCCCCGCGACGCTGCTCGGCTCGACGCTCGCGCTGTGGGCCTCGCTCGCCGTGCTCGGCTGA
- the gatB gene encoding Asp-tRNA(Asn)/Glu-tRNA(Gln) amidotransferase subunit GatB — MTVTTDLVAYEDALAAYDPVMGLEVHVELGTKTKMFCGCSTELKQDANSQTCPTCLGLPGALPVVNEIGVESAIKIGLALNCEIAEWCRFARKNYFYPDMPKNFQTSQYDEPIAFNGYLDVQLEDGEVFRVEIERAHMEEDTGKSTHVGGATGRIHGASHSLLDYNRAGIPLIEIVTKPIEGAGERAPEVAKAYVAELREVIRALGVSEARMDKGQMRCDVNLSLRPNGTKEFGTRSETKNVNSLRSVERAARYEIQRHAAVLSSGGTIVQETRHFHEDDGSTTSGRIKDNAEDYRYFPEPDLVPVAPARAWVEELRAGLPELPLAQRNRLIDEWGITAHDMQSINNAGALGPIVATIAAGADQASARKWWMGELARSANEQGVEVAALAITPEQVARVSELVSKGDLNDKLARQVIEGVLKGEGTPDEVVEKRGLKVVSDEGALSTAVDEAIAANAGIADKIRGGKVAAAGALVGAVMKATRGQADAARVKELILEKLGVSDG, encoded by the coding sequence GTGACTGTCACGACTGACCTGGTGGCGTACGAGGATGCCCTCGCTGCGTACGACCCCGTCATGGGCCTCGAGGTCCATGTCGAGCTCGGCACCAAGACGAAGATGTTCTGCGGCTGCTCCACCGAGCTGAAGCAGGACGCCAACAGCCAGACCTGCCCGACCTGTCTCGGCCTGCCCGGCGCGCTGCCGGTCGTCAACGAGATCGGCGTCGAGTCGGCCATCAAGATCGGCCTCGCGCTCAACTGCGAGATCGCCGAGTGGTGCCGCTTCGCCCGGAAGAACTACTTCTATCCGGACATGCCGAAGAACTTCCAGACCTCCCAGTACGACGAGCCCATCGCCTTCAACGGCTACCTCGACGTGCAGCTGGAGGACGGCGAGGTCTTCCGCGTCGAGATCGAGCGCGCCCACATGGAGGAGGACACCGGCAAGTCGACGCACGTCGGCGGTGCCACCGGCCGCATCCACGGCGCGTCCCACTCGCTGCTCGACTACAACCGCGCCGGCATCCCCCTCATCGAGATCGTCACCAAGCCGATCGAGGGCGCCGGCGAGCGGGCCCCCGAGGTCGCGAAGGCGTACGTCGCCGAGCTGCGCGAGGTCATCCGTGCCCTCGGCGTGTCCGAGGCGCGCATGGACAAGGGCCAGATGCGCTGCGACGTGAACCTCTCCCTGCGCCCCAACGGGACCAAGGAGTTCGGCACGCGCTCCGAGACGAAGAACGTGAACTCCCTGCGTTCCGTCGAGCGCGCCGCCCGCTACGAGATCCAGCGCCACGCCGCGGTGCTGTCCTCCGGCGGCACGATCGTGCAGGAGACCCGTCACTTCCACGAGGACGACGGCTCCACCACCTCCGGCCGCATCAAGGACAATGCCGAGGACTACCGCTACTTCCCCGAGCCGGACCTGGTGCCGGTGGCCCCCGCGCGCGCGTGGGTCGAGGAACTGCGGGCCGGTCTCCCGGAGCTGCCGCTCGCGCAGCGCAACCGGCTGATCGACGAGTGGGGCATCACCGCCCACGACATGCAGTCGATCAACAACGCCGGGGCGCTCGGCCCCATCGTCGCCACGATCGCGGCCGGTGCCGACCAGGCGTCCGCCCGCAAGTGGTGGATGGGCGAGCTGGCCCGCAGCGCCAACGAGCAGGGTGTCGAGGTCGCCGCGCTGGCGATCACGCCCGAGCAGGTGGCGCGGGTCTCCGAGCTCGTCTCCAAGGGCGACCTCAACGACAAGCTGGCCCGCCAGGTCATCGAGGGCGTCCTCAAGGGCGAGGGCACCCCGGACGAGGTCGTCGAGAAGCGCGGCCTCAAGGTCGTCTCGGACGAAGGCGCGCTGTCCACGGCCGTGGACGAGGCCATCGCCGCGAACGCCGGCATCGCCGACAAGATCCGGGGCGGCAAGGTCGCCGCGGCCGGAGCGCTCGTCGGCGCCGTCATGAAGGCGACCCGGGGTCAGGCCGACGCGGCCCGCGTCAAGGAACTGATCCTCGAGAAGCTGGGCGTCTCCGACGGCTGA